One window of Anaerolineales bacterium genomic DNA carries:
- a CDS encoding class I mannose-6-phosphate isomerase, whose translation MDKTPFFLAPEYRDYVWGGSRLRPDVVPTAEAWIIFAGNRIASGPYAGRALSDLSLEFGADLLGSKAVAQTGNRFPVLVKVLDCAQWLSLQVHPNDEQAKHLEGEGFFGKTEAWHILEAEPNAELIAGIRLNVSAEQVTAAIQSKSGKILELVEKVKVVPGDTLFMNPGTIHALGPGLLIYEIQQTSDLTYRVYDWGRPETETRKLHVEKAIAVARPNAASLPVKPPQMDDGEVITLTQCQYFQLDAVQIEKKNVRMETGGESFHGLTVIEGRVQVSAEGEAFILNKFETLLIPACCGVYQIQPFQKSRILKASV comes from the coding sequence ATGGACAAAACCCCGTTTTTCCTTGCCCCTGAATACCGGGATTATGTCTGGGGTGGATCGAGACTCCGCCCGGATGTCGTTCCCACGGCCGAGGCGTGGATCATCTTTGCGGGCAACCGCATCGCTTCCGGACCGTATGCCGGGCGTGCCCTCTCAGACCTTTCTCTTGAATTTGGCGCTGACCTGCTCGGTTCAAAAGCCGTCGCCCAGACGGGGAATCGTTTTCCTGTATTAGTGAAAGTTTTGGATTGCGCTCAATGGCTTTCTTTGCAGGTTCACCCGAACGATGAGCAGGCAAAACACCTGGAAGGCGAAGGTTTCTTTGGCAAGACCGAAGCCTGGCATATCCTCGAAGCCGAACCGAATGCCGAGTTGATCGCGGGCATCAGGCTGAATGTTTCTGCCGAACAGGTAACCGCCGCCATTCAAAGCAAAAGTGGAAAGATATTGGAATTGGTAGAGAAAGTGAAAGTGGTTCCAGGCGATACGCTGTTCATGAATCCCGGCACCATCCATGCGCTTGGACCGGGACTGCTCATTTACGAGATCCAGCAAACATCCGACCTGACCTATCGCGTTTACGATTGGGGACGCCCCGAAACTGAAACACGCAAACTGCATGTCGAGAAGGCAATCGCAGTTGCAAGACCAAATGCCGCGTCGTTGCCCGTCAAACCTCCGCAAATGGACGATGGCGAGGTAATCACGTTGACCCAATGCCAATATTTTCAATTGGATGCGGTTCAGATCGAGAAGAAAAATGTCCGCATGGAGACGGGGGGAGAATCCTTTCACGGGTTGACCGTGATCGAGGGGCGGGTCCAGGTGTCGGCGGAAGGAGAGGCGTTTATCCTCAATAAGTTCGAGACCTTATTAATCCCCGCTTGTTGCGGCGTCTATCAAATCCAGCCGTTTCAGAAAAGCCGTATTTTGAAAGCCAGCGTCTAG
- a CDS encoding PstS family phosphate ABC transporter substrate-binding protein — MSKIFRTSMFLFVALSVALAACGAPATEAAPATEAAPVTEAAAEAAPEDPMAMYAPDAVEGDVITAGSSTVFPVTERMAELFQQEGFAGSVTVDSIGTGAGFERFCVAGESDISNASRPIKDSEVEQCQAIGREPLEFRVATDALAVVVSAENDFVTNLTIEQIGQIYSGEITTWDQVDPSFPAETIQIYSPGSDSGTFDYFVEAVMEDHGGEEALLAREGAQYSEDDNVLVQGVVGSPYAIGYFGYAYYVENTDTLKALNVEGVEPNQEDVDNGTYPLARPLYIYSTAAIMQEKPQVAAFIYFYLTNLEDNIIDVGYFPAPAAEFEQALKNWELGVGK, encoded by the coding sequence ATGTCCAAGATTTTTCGTACGTCTATGTTCCTCTTCGTTGCGTTGAGCGTTGCGCTTGCTGCTTGTGGCGCTCCCGCCACAGAAGCCGCTCCCGCTACCGAAGCGGCACCTGTCACCGAGGCCGCCGCAGAAGCCGCCCCGGAAGACCCGATGGCGATGTATGCCCCGGATGCTGTTGAAGGCGATGTGATCACTGCCGGTTCCTCCACTGTCTTCCCCGTCACCGAACGCATGGCGGAGCTCTTCCAACAGGAAGGTTTTGCTGGTTCCGTAACTGTGGATAGCATCGGCACCGGCGCTGGGTTCGAACGTTTCTGCGTGGCGGGCGAGTCCGATATATCCAATGCCTCCCGCCCCATAAAAGACAGCGAAGTGGAACAGTGCCAGGCCATCGGCCGTGAACCGCTCGAGTTCCGCGTTGCCACCGATGCCCTCGCTGTGGTTGTGAGCGCCGAGAACGATTTCGTCACCAACCTCACCATCGAACAAATCGGTCAGATCTACTCCGGCGAAATCACCACCTGGGATCAGGTTGATCCCTCCTTCCCTGCCGAGACCATCCAGATCTATTCCCCCGGCTCTGACTCCGGCACCTTCGACTACTTCGTCGAAGCGGTCATGGAAGATCATGGCGGCGAAGAAGCCCTGCTCGCCCGTGAAGGCGCGCAGTACTCCGAAGATGACAACGTCCTCGTTCAGGGTGTGGTCGGCAGCCCCTATGCCATCGGTTACTTCGGTTATGCTTACTATGTCGAGAACACCGATACACTCAAGGCTCTCAATGTTGAAGGTGTGGAACCCAATCAGGAAGATGTGGACAACGGCACCTACCCACTCGCCCGCCCGCTCTACATCTACTCCACGGCTGCCATCATGCAGGAAAAACCGCAGGTTGCCGCTTTCATCTACTTCTACCTCACCAACCTTGAAGATAACATCATTGACGTGGGTTACTTCCCCGCTCCCGCCGCTGAATTCGAACAGGCGTTGAAGAACTGGGAACTCGGTGTCGGAAAATAA
- the pstC gene encoding phosphate ABC transporter permease subunit PstC: MEENIKSQPMEPQIFRQFDLKKKFRIGEFLIQGSLFLTGILSIFVTLAIVYELGKEALLFFVDPDVTLVKFFTTTRWQPGIGQYGIVALVSATLTTSFIAILISLPLGLASAIYLSEYASPKARGILKPVLEILAGIPTVVYGYFALLFVTPILKLFFSGNQLQTYNMLSAGLVMGIMILPLIASMSEDSLSAVPRALREGAYAMGATKLETSTQVVLPAALSGIGAAVIIGISRAVGETMIVAVAAGAGPNFSFNPLDAAETMTGHIARISGGDLSYNTIDYTSLFAIALMLFLVTLVLNLISQWVVNKFREQYE; encoded by the coding sequence ATGGAAGAAAACATCAAATCACAACCCATGGAGCCGCAGATTTTTCGTCAATTCGATCTGAAAAAGAAGTTCAGGATCGGAGAGTTTCTTATTCAGGGCAGTCTGTTCTTAACCGGCATCCTTTCCATCTTCGTCACGCTCGCCATCGTGTACGAACTTGGCAAGGAAGCCCTGTTATTCTTTGTTGATCCCGATGTCACCCTGGTGAAGTTTTTTACAACAACCCGCTGGCAGCCTGGAATTGGGCAATATGGGATTGTGGCATTGGTCTCCGCCACCCTGACGACCAGTTTCATTGCCATTCTGATCTCGCTTCCACTTGGGCTGGCATCCGCCATCTATTTGAGTGAATACGCCTCCCCGAAAGCACGGGGAATTCTCAAGCCGGTTTTGGAAATTCTGGCGGGTATTCCCACCGTGGTGTATGGTTACTTCGCCCTGCTTTTTGTAACGCCAATTCTCAAATTGTTTTTTAGCGGCAACCAACTTCAAACGTACAACATGCTGTCTGCCGGGTTGGTGATGGGCATTATGATCCTGCCGCTGATTGCATCCATGAGCGAAGACTCGCTCAGCGCCGTGCCGCGCGCCTTACGGGAAGGCGCATACGCCATGGGCGCAACGAAACTAGAAACCAGCACGCAGGTAGTTTTACCTGCCGCTCTCTCAGGCATTGGGGCTGCCGTCATTATTGGAATTTCGCGTGCGGTCGGTGAAACCATGATCGTAGCGGTTGCTGCGGGAGCGGGACCAAATTTCTCATTCAATCCGCTCGATGCCGCCGAAACCATGACCGGGCATATCGCCCGCATCAGCGGCGGCGACCTTTCCTATAACACCATTGACTACACCAGCCTGTTCGCCATTGCGCTGATGTTGTTCCTCGTCACGCTTGTTTTAAACCTTATAAGCCAGTGGGTGGTCAATAAATTCCGGGAGCAATACGAATGA
- the pstA gene encoding phosphate ABC transporter permease PstA: MISLGALIYDIINGGFGYVAFEYKNPPSEFTSTPVSQLTREELLVVLQENLSSGAYKKLDNEQKMETRSQADLYILFLERLVQIDTKETWSLTDSLLKSDEIRARVAEKYPDAELEFRLWLTPQFLSTPMSSKAEFAGVRTAILGSLWLVGIALLFALPIGVGASIYLQEYAPHNWFTNIIQTNINNLAGVPSIVYGMLGLAVFVRTFEALTSGAAFGITDSNGRTVLSAGLTMGILVLPLIIINAQEAIKAVPDSLRQAAFGVGATRWQTVWHHVLPNALPGILTGSILAISRALGETAPLIVVGASTFITVDPEGVFSKFTALPIQIYNWTTRPQTEFHSIAASAIIVLLVLLLSLNATAIFLRNRYQRRW; encoded by the coding sequence ATGATCAGCTTGGGGGCATTGATCTATGACATTATTAATGGCGGGTTTGGATATGTGGCATTTGAGTATAAAAATCCGCCCTCTGAATTCACTTCCACCCCGGTTTCTCAATTGACCCGGGAAGAACTCCTGGTCGTTTTGCAGGAGAATCTTTCCTCCGGCGCGTATAAAAAACTGGATAACGAGCAAAAAATGGAAACGCGCTCACAGGCAGACCTGTACATCCTGTTCCTTGAAAGGCTCGTTCAGATTGACACGAAAGAAACCTGGAGCCTGACCGACTCGCTTTTGAAAAGTGATGAAATTCGCGCCAGGGTTGCCGAGAAATACCCCGACGCCGAATTGGAATTCCGCTTGTGGCTCACGCCGCAATTTCTCTCCACCCCCATGTCTTCCAAGGCAGAATTTGCAGGCGTACGTACCGCCATCCTGGGATCGCTCTGGCTGGTGGGCATTGCGCTTCTCTTCGCATTACCAATAGGAGTGGGGGCTTCCATTTACTTGCAGGAATATGCCCCGCACAACTGGTTTACCAATATCATTCAGACCAATATAAATAATCTGGCGGGCGTGCCCAGCATCGTGTATGGAATGTTGGGGCTGGCGGTCTTCGTCCGTACCTTTGAAGCGTTGACGAGCGGCGCAGCCTTTGGCATCACAGACTCGAACGGGCGCACCGTGCTTTCTGCCGGGCTGACGATGGGCATCCTCGTCCTGCCGCTCATCATCATCAACGCGCAGGAAGCCATCAAAGCCGTGCCCGACTCGTTACGGCAAGCCGCTTTCGGCGTCGGCGCGACGCGCTGGCAGACGGTCTGGCATCACGTTTTGCCGAACGCCTTGCCCGGTATTCTCACCGGCAGCATCCTTGCCATCTCGCGCGCTTTGGGTGAGACCGCCCCGTTGATCGTCGTGGGCGCTTCCACTTTCATCACCGTGGACCCGGAAGGCGTGTTTTCAAAATTTACCGCCCTGCCTATTCAAATCTACAACTGGACAACCCGCCCACAGACGGAGTTTCACTCGATCGCCGCCTCAGCGATCATCGTCCTGCTCGTCCTGTTGCTATCATTGAACGCTACAGCCATTTTCCTGCGAAACCGTTATCAACGCAGATGGTAA
- the pstB gene encoding phosphate ABC transporter ATP-binding protein, with the protein MENNNYAIETNDLSIHYGNFTAVKGVNMKVERQKITAIIGPSGCGKSTLLRAFNRMNDFVPGCYVTGELLLDKQNLYGKTIDPVEVRRKIGMVFQKPNPFPKSIYENIAWGARINGFKGKMDDLVEQSLRAAALWDEVKDKLQESAYALSGGQQQRLCIARTIAIQPEIILMDEPASALDPISTLRIEELMQELKKNYTIIIVTHNMQQAARASDYTAMMMIDDKRAGSVIEFDDTKTIFMRPSDKRTEDYVTGRFG; encoded by the coding sequence ATGGAAAACAATAACTACGCAATCGAAACGAACGACCTCTCCATCCACTACGGGAATTTCACCGCTGTAAAAGGTGTGAACATGAAAGTGGAACGCCAGAAGATCACCGCCATCATCGGACCTTCCGGCTGCGGAAAATCCACGCTGTTACGCGCATTCAACCGCATGAACGACTTCGTGCCGGGCTGCTATGTCACCGGTGAACTGCTCCTGGACAAACAGAACCTCTATGGCAAAACAATCGACCCTGTGGAAGTACGCCGCAAGATCGGCATGGTCTTTCAAAAACCGAACCCATTTCCCAAATCCATTTATGAGAATATCGCCTGGGGAGCGCGCATCAACGGCTTCAAAGGCAAAATGGACGACCTCGTAGAACAATCTTTGCGCGCCGCAGCCCTGTGGGACGAAGTGAAAGACAAACTGCAAGAAAGCGCCTACGCCCTCTCCGGCGGACAACAGCAGCGCTTGTGCATCGCCCGTACCATCGCCATCCAGCCTGAGATCATCTTGATGGACGAACCCGCCTCGGCGCTCGACCCGATCTCCACCCTGCGCATCGAAGAGTTGATGCAGGAGTTGAAGAAGAACTACACCATCATCATCGTCACCCACAACATGCAGCAGGCGGCACGAGCCTCCGACTACACCGCCATGATGATGATCGACGACAAGCGCGCGGGGAGCGTGATCGAGTTCGACGATACCAAGACCATCTTCATGCGTCCGAGCGACAAGCGTACCGAAGATTATGTGACCGGGCGCTTCGGGTAG
- the phoU gene encoding phosphate signaling complex protein PhoU — protein MTRKAFDTEIQKIKDEVILLGSMVEHALLGSVEALKKRDIKASEAIIVEDKAINRKRFDLEDQLVTLIARQQPMAQDLRLLASTLEIVSELERMGDYAKGIANINVRMGDEKLLKPLIDIPRMANKGVDMLHRALTAYASNDAETAAGIPVEDDEVDALYNQIYRELMVFIIEDPKNIERANWLLWVAHNLERFADRVTNICERTMYIVHGSFEEVKQSDDEFWKSRKPSDN, from the coding sequence ATGACAAGAAAAGCATTCGATACCGAAATTCAAAAAATCAAGGACGAAGTCATCCTGCTCGGCAGCATGGTGGAACATGCCCTGCTCGGCTCGGTGGAAGCCCTGAAGAAACGCGATATCAAAGCTTCGGAAGCCATCATCGTCGAAGATAAAGCCATCAATAGAAAACGCTTCGACCTTGAAGACCAGCTTGTGACCCTGATCGCCCGCCAGCAACCCATGGCGCAGGACCTGCGCCTGCTCGCCTCCACGCTTGAGATCGTTTCGGAACTCGAGCGCATGGGCGACTACGCCAAGGGCATCGCCAACATCAATGTGCGTATGGGCGACGAAAAATTACTCAAACCGCTCATCGACATCCCGCGCATGGCAAACAAAGGCGTGGACATGCTCCACCGCGCCCTGACCGCCTACGCCAGCAACGACGCCGAAACCGCCGCGGGCATTCCGGTTGAAGACGACGAAGTGGATGCGCTCTACAACCAGATCTACCGCGAGCTGATGGTCTTCATCATCGAAGATCCGAAGAACATCGAACGCGCCAACTGGCTGCTCTGGGTGGCTCACAATCTCGAGCGCTTCGCCGATCGCGTCACCAACATCTGCGAACGGACCATGTACATCGTCCATGGCTCGTTCGAAGAGGTCAAACAAAGCGACGATGAGTTCTGGAAGAGCCGGAAGCCATCCGATAATTAA
- a CDS encoding nicotinate phosphoribosyltransferase: MSIFDGKRLTNETFKLDIERMRRGWYSDKYFENINRMLTALSKEDYTYSGEHHNLPEGMSPEKIAVGDIEVEMQWFTRRMGKTTVVGVDKSLAMLRHCTGYFDGETFVDTSDKLEVWAVHDGTTVKYDDDPTRIQPVIKVRGRYRDFALLETPTLGILTRSSRVATNVYETLVAAKGKPVLFFPARFDVHEVQAADGYAYNIALQRFNKDHARELGAFVSTDAQGDWWGGAGGGTVAHAAIASFLGDTAEAMMQFSHILPARIPRIALVDFNNDSIQDTLRVLDAMFAKYRELTDAGNKEEAEKYKLYGVRLDTSGSLRDVSVTPLGDPPLDLGVNPRLVFNVRSALDSAWERWDLPASWIEAARRFCHNVKIVVSGGFNPDKIRKFEKLSVPADIYAVGSYLFNNNGSTVTDFTADVVRVKVHGEWIDMAKVGRKVGGNENLERVW; encoded by the coding sequence ATGTCCATTTTTGACGGTAAGCGACTTACAAACGAGACGTTCAAACTCGATATCGAACGCATGCGCCGCGGCTGGTATTCGGATAAATATTTCGAGAACATCAACCGCATGTTGACGGCTTTATCGAAGGAGGACTATACCTATTCAGGGGAGCACCATAATTTGCCGGAAGGCATGTCGCCCGAGAAGATCGCGGTGGGGGATATCGAAGTGGAAATGCAGTGGTTTACGCGGCGGATGGGCAAGACCACGGTGGTCGGCGTGGATAAATCGCTGGCAATGCTGCGTCATTGCACCGGTTATTTCGACGGCGAAACATTTGTGGACACATCGGACAAGCTCGAAGTTTGGGCGGTCCACGACGGGACGACGGTGAAGTACGATGACGATCCGACCCGGATTCAACCGGTCATCAAAGTGCGGGGACGCTATCGTGATTTTGCATTGCTTGAAACGCCGACTTTGGGAATTCTGACACGCTCAAGTCGCGTAGCCACGAACGTTTATGAGACTCTGGTGGCGGCGAAAGGCAAACCGGTTCTTTTCTTCCCGGCGCGCTTTGATGTTCATGAAGTCCAAGCCGCGGATGGATATGCTTATAACATTGCGTTGCAGCGGTTCAACAAAGACCATGCCCGCGAGTTGGGCGCATTCGTCTCGACCGATGCGCAGGGCGACTGGTGGGGAGGCGCGGGAGGCGGAACGGTGGCTCACGCCGCGATCGCCTCCTTCCTGGGCGATACTGCCGAGGCGATGATGCAGTTCTCACACATCCTGCCTGCGCGCATTCCACGCATTGCGCTGGTGGATTTCAACAATGACTCCATTCAGGATACCCTGCGTGTGCTGGATGCGATGTTTGCCAAATACCGCGAGCTGACCGATGCGGGGAACAAGGAGGAAGCGGAGAAATACAAGTTGTACGGCGTGCGCCTCGATACGAGCGGGAGTTTGCGCGATGTATCCGTCACCCCGCTGGGAGACCCGCCTTTGGATCTGGGCGTCAACCCGCGCCTGGTGTTCAACGTCCGCTCGGCATTGGATTCAGCCTGGGAACGCTGGGACCTGCCCGCGTCCTGGATAGAGGCGGCGAGGCGATTCTGTCACAACGTAAAGATCGTGGTGTCTGGGGGGTTCAATCCCGATAAGATCCGCAAGTTCGAGAAGTTGAGCGTCCCGGCGGATATTTACGCGGTGGGATCGTATCTTTTCAACAATAACGGATCGACGGTCACAGACTTCACTGCGGATGTGGTGCGCGTGAAAGTCCACGGCGAGTGGATCGACATGGCAAAGGTGGGACGCAAGGTGGGTGGGAACGAAAACCTGGAACGGGTCTGGTAG
- a CDS encoding isochorismatase: MNGLPVPEFFDPNHVGEVWKVDYAARAEDARRFAARHNLKPASASTERISLLLIDVQNTFCIPGFELFVGGRSGNGAVEDNVRLCEFIYRNIGNITHIIATMDTHISQQIFHPIFFVDADGNNPAPYTDIHSDELQSGKWKFNPALAPQFGIAPEYGQQMMIHYAESLKKTGKYALTVWPYHAMLGGIGHALVPAVEEAIFFHSHTRIDQPHLAVKGDKPFTENYSVVGPEVLTGPMGEILGEHDPQFIQHLQEVDKLYIAGQAKSHCVAWTVQDLLDDILKTDTELAKKVYLLDDCSSAVVVPGVVDHTEAANDAYEWFAKAGMHVVKSTDAL, encoded by the coding sequence ATGAACGGACTTCCCGTCCCCGAATTTTTCGACCCAAACCACGTGGGTGAAGTTTGGAAAGTGGATTACGCCGCCCGGGCAGAAGATGCCCGCCGATTCGCGGCTCGACACAATCTCAAGCCTGCTTCTGCTTCGACGGAGCGCATCTCCCTTTTGCTGATCGACGTGCAGAACACCTTCTGTATCCCCGGCTTTGAGTTGTTCGTGGGCGGGCGCAGCGGAAACGGCGCGGTGGAGGATAACGTCCGCTTGTGCGAATTCATCTACCGCAACATCGGGAATATCACCCACATCATCGCCACGATGGATACGCACATATCCCAGCAGATCTTTCACCCCATCTTCTTTGTCGATGCGGATGGGAATAACCCTGCGCCTTACACCGATATTCATTCGGATGAGTTGCAGTCCGGCAAATGGAAGTTCAACCCTGCGCTCGCTCCGCAGTTCGGCATTGCGCCGGAATACGGTCAGCAGATGATGATCCATTACGCCGAATCGCTCAAAAAGACGGGTAAATACGCGTTGACGGTCTGGCCCTATCATGCCATGCTGGGCGGTATCGGCCATGCGCTCGTCCCTGCTGTGGAGGAAGCCATCTTCTTCCATTCTCACACCCGCATCGACCAGCCGCATTTAGCCGTCAAAGGCGATAAGCCCTTTACCGAAAATTATTCTGTGGTGGGTCCCGAGGTGCTGACGGGTCCGATGGGCGAAATATTGGGCGAACATGATCCGCAATTCATTCAACATCTTCAAGAGGTGGATAAGCTCTACATTGCGGGACAGGCGAAAAGTCACTGCGTGGCGTGGACCGTCCAGGATTTGCTCGACGACATCCTGAAAACGGACACTGAACTCGCCAAAAAGGTCTATCTGCTCGACGACTGTTCATCGGCGGTGGTGGTGCCCGGGGTGGTGGATCACACCGAGGCGGCGAACGATGCGTATGAATGGTTTGCAAAAGCGGGGATGCATGTCGTCAAATCCACAGACGCACTCTAA
- a CDS encoding ATP-binding protein, translated as MTKPLGDPNCPHCGGAGYVRYDVPVGHEKFGRLETCICRARDVAEAARARLFTLSNLNRLSHLTFGNFSPMGNDKAKFMSAQERENLRAAFDASEEFARAPKGWLLIEGGYGCGKTHLAAAIANFAVNQGTPTLFITVPDLLDSLRFAYDDPETTFEARFEEIRNAGLLILDDFGTQNATPWAQEKLFQIINYRYINKLPSVITTNLMLDEIEGRIRSRLQDEGFVKYLKILAPDYRRPEETSNPGISMLALPEMKAMTFKTFQPRDDEVGTEAVTTTTTEKTDKFGNKVKDKEITRIKISKDDVKTLHDAHNAAVEFAEKPESWLVLLGGSFSGKTHLAAAIGNYRIGLGGQALLVEVTSLLDYLRQTFRPSSDVSFDRRFHEIRTTPLLILDDLKESGAGSAWAEDKLYSVLNYRYNAHLPTVITSTLRPESFALSYPNLWNKLLDPEKCRVVAINMPPYRRNVKGSKAQKKK; from the coding sequence GTGACCAAGCCGCTCGGCGACCCGAACTGTCCGCATTGCGGCGGCGCGGGCTATGTGCGTTACGACGTGCCGGTGGGTCACGAAAAGTTTGGAAGGCTGGAGACCTGCATCTGCCGCGCCAGGGATGTGGCGGAGGCGGCGCGCGCGCGTTTATTTACGTTGAGCAATTTGAACCGGCTGAGTCATTTAACCTTCGGAAACTTCAGCCCAATGGGGAACGATAAAGCCAAATTCATGTCCGCGCAGGAGCGGGAAAATTTACGCGCCGCATTCGACGCCAGTGAGGAATTTGCCCGCGCCCCGAAGGGATGGCTTTTGATCGAAGGCGGATATGGCTGCGGCAAGACGCATCTTGCGGCGGCGATTGCGAACTTTGCAGTCAATCAGGGAACACCCACATTATTTATTACCGTGCCCGATTTGCTCGACTCGTTGCGCTTTGCCTATGACGACCCTGAAACGACGTTCGAAGCGCGTTTCGAAGAAATTCGCAATGCGGGTTTATTGATCCTCGACGATTTCGGCACACAGAACGCCACCCCCTGGGCGCAGGAAAAATTATTCCAGATCATCAATTATCGTTACATCAACAAACTGCCTTCGGTCATTACGACGAATTTGATGCTGGATGAGATCGAAGGACGGATCCGTTCGCGTTTGCAGGATGAAGGCTTTGTCAAATATCTCAAAATCCTCGCGCCCGATTACCGCCGCCCCGAGGAGACGAGCAACCCGGGAATCTCGATGCTGGCTTTGCCCGAGATGAAGGCGATGACCTTCAAGACATTCCAGCCGCGCGATGATGAAGTGGGGACGGAAGCTGTGACCACCACCACCACGGAAAAGACCGATAAATTCGGAAACAAGGTCAAGGATAAAGAGATCACGCGCATCAAAATATCGAAAGACGATGTGAAGACGTTGCACGACGCGCATAATGCGGCGGTCGAGTTTGCAGAGAAGCCTGAAAGTTGGCTGGTTTTGCTCGGAGGTTCCTTCAGTGGAAAAACCCATCTCGCCGCTGCGATCGGCAATTACCGCATCGGCTTGGGCGGGCAGGCTCTGCTCGTCGAAGTGACCTCCCTGCTCGATTACCTCCGCCAGACCTTTCGCCCCAGTTCGGATGTTTCTTTCGACCGGCGTTTTCACGAAATCCGCACGACGCCGTTGTTGATCCTCGATGATCTAAAGGAAAGCGGCGCTGGTTCCGCCTGGGCGGAGGATAAGCTTTACAGCGTGTTGAACTATCGCTACAACGCGCACCTGCCGACGGTCATCACGTCCACGTTGCGGCCGGAATCCTTTGCACTCAGTTACCCGAACTTGTGGAACAAACTGCTTGATCCGGAAAAATGCCGCGTCGTGGCGATCAACATGCCGCCGTATCGAAGGAACGTAAAAGGCAGCAAGGCTCAGAAAAAGAAGTAA
- a CDS encoding DnaD domain protein, with amino-acid sequence MNDHVGAGLPSPYGNDMNSFPGFTSSETFTQIPDSFLQMMNGIDDIAELKVTLYAIWRIEHMEGNFRAMDEGDFEEGALGLGIMEIQLGLGKAVERGTLLRAEKEAQVFYFLNSPRGRLSAEALAKGQVKPSASYVPNKSNLFRLYEENIGPLTPLLSDMLKEAEKVYPASWFEEAFEIAVSRNVRNWKYIEAILRRWKENGKDERRDSKDSVTDAKRYTEGEFSEFFKRD; translated from the coding sequence ATGAATGACCATGTAGGGGCGGGATTACCTAGCCCCTACGGAAATGATATGAACTCCTTTCCCGGCTTCACCTCCTCCGAAACGTTCACGCAGATCCCCGATTCATTCCTGCAAATGATGAACGGGATCGACGACATTGCCGAGTTGAAAGTGACGTTGTATGCCATTTGGCGCATCGAGCACATGGAGGGGAATTTTCGCGCGATGGACGAGGGTGATTTCGAGGAAGGGGCTTTGGGCTTGGGAATAATGGAGATTCAGCTCGGGCTGGGGAAAGCCGTCGAGAGGGGAACCCTGCTTCGAGCGGAGAAAGAGGCGCAAGTTTTTTATTTCCTCAACTCCCCGCGCGGACGATTATCCGCTGAAGCGCTTGCGAAAGGACAAGTTAAACCGTCCGCTTCGTATGTGCCGAATAAGTCGAACCTGTTCAGGTTGTATGAAGAGAACATCGGTCCGCTGACGCCTTTGCTGTCGGACATGTTGAAGGAAGCGGAGAAGGTTTACCCGGCGTCATGGTTCGAGGAGGCGTTCGAGATCGCCGTGAGCCGTAACGTGCGGAATTGGAAATATATCGAGGCGATTTTGCGGCGCTGGAAGGAAAACGGAAAAGATGAAAGAAGAGATTCAAAAGACTCTGTCACGGATGCCAAACGATACACCGAAGGCGAGTTCTCCGAATTCTTCAAACGCGATTAA